From a single Oryctolagus cuniculus unplaced genomic scaffold, mOryCun1.1 SCAFFOLD_163, whole genome shotgun sequence genomic region:
- the LOC100358474 gene encoding MAP/microtubule affinity-regulating kinase 3, whose protein sequence is MDRNISQSRAESVVRDTSLEGREDLDVDTSRQLDLQFLSVLGRGSFSRVLLACQPSSQRLVAAKLFKEDERDPFGARRVMQEASIMQLLSHENIIKLLEVGCVGQHHCLVLELAQRGSLHQYVMSRGGLPEPEAMVIFDQILAAVGHCHEQRVAHRDLKLKNLLLDSDMNVKLVDFGLSWQLPEGELVSGFCGTPKYSAPEVFRQEPYDPFAADLWSLGVILFVMLAGAMPFSGKDREELRDCIQRGSYELPCAASPALEELLSSLLSPDPCDRPTAESARQQWWFDPLREEAEGEEVTVVQPLGVPEDPEAQEYLAGLGLLPDAGASVPSGPGGSSRMSLQPDSRSLEQGHREPEPELGSESEAESDSELVLELEPMPELELDLESESELEPEPEPAVAAPVLAISLPGQLRERSPGASPAPEPVPVVVPPTPSPRSRLHLVVPEVPAAEPQEPGTSAAASVQSKGRQGLGRRIGRSILRFLLCACCLPAPTPSPGSRSRKVAPC, encoded by the exons ATGGACAGGAATATtagccagagcagagcagagagtgtAGTTAGGGACACCAGCCTGGAAGGCCGTGAGGACCTGGATGTCGACACCAGCCGTCAGCTTGATCTCCAGTTTCTGTCagtcctgggcaggggcagcttcAGCAGGGTGCTGCTGGCCTGCCAGCCGTCCAGCCAGCGGCTGGTGGCCGCGAAGCTGTTCAAGGAAGACGAGAGGGACCCTTTCGGCGCCAGGCGAGTGATGCAAGAGGCCAGCATCATGCAGCTCCTGAGCCACGAGAACATCATCAAGCTGCTGGAGGTGGGTTGCGTCGGCCAACACCACTGCCTGGTGTTGGAGCTGGCGCAAAGGGGCAGCCTCCACCAGTACGTGATGAGCCGGGGTGGCCTGCCAGAGCCCGAGGCCATGGTTATATTTGATCAGATCCTGGCGGCCGTGGGCCACTGCCATGAGCAGCGCGTGGCCCACAGGGACCTCAAGCTGAAAAACCTACTGCTGGACTCAGACATGAATGTCAAGCTGGTGGACTTTGGGCTCAGCTGGCAGCTGCCCGAGGGCGAGCTAGTGTCCGGCTTCTGCGGGACCCCAAAGTACAGCGCCCCCGAGGTGTTCCGGCAGGAGCCGTATGATCCATTCGCAGCAGACCTTTGGAGCCTGGGGGTCATCCTCTTTGTCATGCTGGCGGGGGCCATGCCCTTCAGCGGGAAGGACCGGGAGGAGCTGCGGGACTGCATCCAGAGGGGGAGCTACGAGCTCCCGTGtgcggccagcccagccctggaggagcTCCTGAGCTCACTCCTCAGCCCAGACCCCTGCGACAGGCCTACAGCGGAATCTGCCCGCCAGCAATGGTGGTTTGACCCCTTACGAGAGGAAGCTGAGGGCGAGGAGGTGACCGTGGTGCAGCCCCTGGGGGTTCCCGAGGACCCAGAGGCCCAGGAGTACCTGGCGGGCCTGGGTCTGCTTCCGGACGCTGGAGCCTCGgtgccatctggtcctggaggATCCAGCCGGATGTCCCTGCAGCCGGACTCCCGGAGCCTGGAGCAG GGACACAGGGAGCCCGAGCCTGAGCTGGGGTCTGAGTCCGAGGCGGAGTCGGATTCAGAGCtggtgctggagctggagccCATGCCCGAGCTGGAGTTGGATCTGGAGTCGGAGTCAGAGTTGGAACCTGAGCCGGAGCCTGCCGTTGCTGCCCCCGTGCTGGCCATTTCCCTCCCTGGACAGCTGAGGGAGAggagccctggtgccagcccagcccccgagCCCGTCCCTGTggtcgtccctcccacccccagccccaggagcagacTGCACCTGGTGGTGCCAGAGGTCCCAGCAGCTGAGCCTCAGGAGCCTGGGACCtcagcagctgcctctgtccAGAGCAAGggccggcaggggctgggcaggaggattGGCAGGAGCATCCTCAGATTCCTCCtgtgtgcctgctgcctgccagccccAACCCCTAGCCCTGGCTCCCGCAGCCGAAAGGTGGCCCCCTGCTAG